The Xyrauchen texanus isolate HMW12.3.18 chromosome 19, RBS_HiC_50CHRs, whole genome shotgun sequence genome segment TATATGTAACTTTAAGGAATTCAAATGGGTtgcgaatgccatttcatgttgacttcaatgtCCTTAGAGTgagatattcaatatatatactCAAAGGAATCCAAAACAATCAAGTCTCACCTTTGCATTCCTGCTCTGAGCGATGCTGAATATCTCCAGTCTGTATTGGGTGCTTTAGCCTAAGAaaagacaaagacagagagagggagaagagATTACGTTAAGCACTGGGGCATATCAAAAAACCAATATCATCTCATTAATTAATCATGTTGAGCTGCAGTCATATGGTCATGATGGCAGCAGGATTGTGTGTTTGGAGGAAATGGTTAGGGTAAGGTAATGTTCATCACTGAAAAATCTGAAGCAGCCAGACAAAGcattcaaaaaaaattataaaacacttGAAGTGTAGCAAGAGAGCAGAGAGGAAGCACAGAGACACATCTGTagtccaaaaacaaaaacaagtgtaTGAATCTTACAAAACCTGTCAGGTCATAGTTCAACATAGTTCAATGTTTTGTACATATCTGCAGTGAATGACACTTTCAGATAGTAAAAGGCTGAAGGCTCCATGTCTGTGCCCTTCTGTTTCTCTCTCCCATCTCCTGCTTGAAGACATTTATCAATGTGAAATCCAATTCACGCTGTAATAAGCAGGGCCTGCTTTCCCtccactcacataaacacactaacacacacatcaatcaaacaaacatatacagcatctgcaactcacaaacacactcctaCGGGTCATACAAAAACAGCATACACCTTTTAGAAATCTTGTACAAAGTCAAAAATAAGGACTTTATGATCAGTGAATCAGTTACAAATCCCATGAAAGGTTTGAACcattgtttacaaaaatgtaataaaaaaaaatcctgttccaTTGAAATGTGGCATGATATATAATATGTGAAATAACAAGACCATATTTATAAAGATGACATTtaacagtggaaacatattctGCTCATTAAATATTTGTAGTCTCAAACTTTACCCAATATACATCTAAAAAAATGAgcaaaacaaaaccacaaaataacACACCCAGTGGGCTCAGAGTTTATGTAACCGTCTGATCACCCATCGTGTTTAAAGCACTCCCCAAACAAGCCTGTGGGTAATGTACAATGACTCATTCTGTGCCCGAGAATAAGAGGCTGAGAGAAGATTTGGACATGGGTTGAATAAACATGTTTGGTTGTACTTCATGTTGCTGCTTAAAGGTTGCCAAACTGTGAAGAAATGGAGTGTGGCTTTTAGAGGCAGACCAATATATCAGTATAGATTTTTGCTGGTAAACGATAATTTGTAAAAAGCAACCATAGGCACCAAttaatcaataaaactaatatattgGTTGTACCGATTAACATGTGCcaaaagttgctttttggaactattggtcatctgggcggctgtggctcaggtggtagagcggatcaGCTGagaatcgcagggttggtggtttgattcccggcccacatgactccacatgccgaagtttccttgggcaagacactgaaccccaagttgctcccaacggcaggctagcaccttatatagcagctctgccatcattggtgtatgagtgcgtgaatgggtgattgggacacagtataaagcgctttggttaaaaaagcgctatataagtgcagaccatttaccatctgcgaaatctatgccgatagttttttattcctcatttttttattcttcatatataaacctcatctggtgaaattataggctataaaaacgtaatttgttaaatacttccatatagagcattgtaacagagcaaagtctgtcatttttaaataaaagccactggtgtatttcaggcttgtttatagttaaaaacacCAAATCATAATTTTCTGGCtattattggaattttggttGGACAATAAACTGCTTtggatttgatttattttggactcttgtagcttcAATGTCTCTacccgtcatagtaaggaaaggcTGAGAACTATTGCTCAGAACTGATCATTCTGtatatcaagatatatatatatatatatatatatatatatatatatatatatatatatatatatatatacgcccATTAATCGGTTATCAACATATCCGGCACCTTTGTtattggtatcggcaaaatcctcaATCAGTCAAACTCTATTGGCTTTgtttaaaacctagtgagctgccttgatgTCTATTCCCTACATAGACAGCTGAGTGACTTATTTGAAAAACCACACATAGGATGCAACTCACTAACATGTATCATACAAACAGCACTCCTCATGAGACCACGCGAGACACGTGagtcacaattgatttcaatggaGCTCTGACCACTTATCAGCCATCTttattccagaagtatttttccccattaattttttttccatattgatttCATAAACAGTTGTTAGCCCTGAACCAAACTAACCAGCTCCGAAGTGAattgaaaaatatcaataaatatttgaaaatcagactaaAGACAAAAGTGTACTTTAATAAAACGTaaaggaatgaactacaatcccatgaagaacAGCAACTgacatattcaaaataataatatatatatatgtatatgcatggATGGATTACCAACCAGGCacatggggccagtgcccagggtcccttgactaccaggggcccttgactgcccaggagGGGGACCTGGGCTTTAactcatcaacaatgaaaacaccccccaacaacttttggccatgaaaaCGAAAACAACaagcacacaaatattgggtaaaatagtccatTCTCAAATAGACTGAACTATGTTTCACACTACTGGAATTGAATGGGTTTTAAGtcaaattaacatttacatttctcattgcagtgcattctgggattgcctttTATAAGAAAGATCACATCTGGCCAAAATAAGATATCTTAGCAGGCAGCATAATTAACACAATTAGTTTCAGACGCACACCTGGAAAAGTTGCCTTTGCAGTGCAACAGATGGAGTTATGTATTTGTTTGCAGAAATTCGACTGAGtaaaacacactcacaaatagtGAATATGAAGACAGAAAGAGTTACTGAGCAAATAAACTGGAGAGCTGATTATTATTCATCTCACAGGTCTTTGTTTTCTCACTCTGTGTGTGAGTGGGGTGTGAGAAGAGGCAAATAATGAGTTCAGTCCAATCTCGTCTCACTAGCAGTTCCTTTCTCCCTTttccagtttctctctctctctctgttaggaCGGCTCAGAGTGGACACTCACCTCGCCTAGATACAGCATTCGCACTCTTGTGCCAACCAATCACAATGCAGCCTCATTCCCCTTCTAAACCAAATCACCCAATCAGCCGACGGTAACGTGGAGCTGAGTTCCATTGCCACTTAATCACACACAGGGAGAACAAACATGACTGACATTTAATGAGAACAGCCAAAATCAGCCAGTATGTTCTTCACAAATAAGAGACTCTTTTCACATGCAGTAATCACCAAAATGTTCAAAACCAGATCAACAACACAACATGAAATGATGATCTTTGGCAAACTATTAGAATGGAGAGTGCCGGGTTCCCTTGTAAAATAGTCCTGACTGGCGGACCACGCTATGCTTGAAAGATTTGCTGATGAGAAAATCATTTCATCTGTTGAGAATGATCCATAACTCAGTGGACTGACATGAACTGAAGGTCGGCGTGATCTGTACAAGCTGCTGTGCGCGATTGGAAAGGTTTTGGGGTTTTTTTAGCACAGAAAATTTGTTCCTTTTCATTCAAACTTTCAGTGGAAACAAcctaaaaatgagaattctgttaggttgttccaaacctgtaagctATAAACACAGAGGACCAATCATTATAATATATGTTGAGAGATTAAGGGCCAATCTATTTGCTTTGGCAGATGATGTCCAATGAGAAGTTGTGCATCTAAAGACTATGATGTAGGGTCTCTCTAGAGAGTTTTAAGTGTGGGTACAGAAAAACTGGAGTGTTTGAGTTTCACACCTCTAAATATAAGCACACCCAGCTGTCCTGAAACAACGCATTGCAGAAcaggctagagagagagagaggaagagagagagagagagagagagaaagagagagagagatagagagagagagagagggaacaaGTGAGAGTGAGcgaggaggaggaaaagagaaTGTTCTCTAATTCTCTCTGAATTCAAAGTGATGAAAGGCAGTTTGATGACAGCTGTAAACATGCATAGAGAGGAGCATAAACCTCTGATACCCCTACATCAtcaaaaaatatacacacacaaacatatgcgCTCTGCAGTGCACACTGAAGACTCTGCTGTGAATTAATGAGGCacaagtaaaaaagtaaaaatgcccCAAACCAACAAGAGGCATTCATTCCTGAGCCCTGCAACACAACACACAAGACACCTGAGCGTTCCACTGATGAAACAGGCCTTTATAAGcaacacaactaaacaaattcAGCATTTTGAAACGAACTAGATGCCAAGgctacttttaaagggatagttcaccccaaaatgagaattctgtcataatttactcacccttaattTTCCAACTCCTCAAtatattctgtgaaacacaaaagatgcaaCTCAGTCTCTTGACAAGTCATAAGATGGAGAAATTGGAAGAAATCCCAAaagttggcttgtacaaaaacatGCTAATTTTACTATAATAGAAGGAGAAAAAAGTATTGATTTTTccaaagtttaacccctaacagAAACCTACACTTAACCAGAAAGTCTAACCCATTACCCAACCTTTGAGCCAAACCATGGTTTTTATAGGAAAGTAACTTTTGTGTACCATCAGGTTTGGAAGGAGACTAGTGAAGCATATTATAATATGCATAAATGAATATAGAATgaataaccaaatttgttcacagatacTTCCTATCCTAAAATAAAGTGTtcgataggaggctagctaaaatgtgaAGCCTGTATTGTATCAATTGAATGAccgtttgttgattggttggttctAAACATCGTACCTTCTTGTACGAGCCAAGTTGTACGATGTCCAAATTATTATGAGCTGTCCTGAGACTATGCTATTAAGGAGATGATATGTAaactgttagcctcagtcacctttcacttttatGGCATATTTTGTTTTTCCATCTAATGACATGGAATGGTGGCTGATgctaacattctccctaacatctcatttttttCGACCATCGAACACATGGAGAGTTTTGCAAcaaaatgaaggtgagtaaattttgggtaaactatccttttgaTATAAATCATCAGCAACTACAACATCAAAAGTGAGCAGATTTTCTCCCGTTTCTATGCATAGATGGATGAGTAACTTGATTGATTTCTTAGGAGAGCGTGAGTACCGCACACACCTGTATGGCCGTGGCGTCGGGCATGCTCAGTCTGCGCACAAACTGCCCACTCTGCCCTGTGAAGAAACGGTCTGCCCCTGAACCCCAGGTACCACTCAGCGGCCGTCCCGTATTGTAGAACATGAAAGTGTCACTTCCTGAGGTAGCGGTCAGGCAGGTCTTGTAGCAGTACGTTTTGGTCATTGAGCCATTTCGTCGGACTTCAATGTAGTGTGGCTCCACTTTCAAGTCTCTCCGCACTACCGATTGTTGCTGGACTGTGACCCCGCCACCTCCACCTGTGGCTCCACCCCCTCCTCCACCTACAGCCCCTTCTCCACCATCTTTGGGTGCCTTCATCGTCTTCTTCTTCTTGGAACTACAACATGAACAAGCATCAGGCTGGCTGCAGTAGGCATGGCAGCGAACGATGGCTAAGACAAAAACGGTGAGCAAGAAGACGAAGGTGGTGGCACTAAGGGCGATAATAAGATACAGAGTGACATTGGAGAAGATCATTGTGCTGTGTGGCCGGATGATGCGTTTGGGGTCCGGGGCCACTTTGGGTGGGAGCTCCATGACAGCGACATTTATAGTTGTTGATGCGGAGCGCGGAGGCAGGCCATGGTCTCGTACATGCACTGTGAGACCAAAGACGGTAGAATTGTCCTCAATGACTCGTCGTGTGGTGCGGATTTCGCCCGTGTGCTCGTGTACCTTAAATAAGTCAAGTTCAGGGGCATGATGTAGGCTGTATAGCAGCCAGGCATTTTCTCCAGCATCTAAGTCCCAAGCTATCACACGCATCACAAGTAGCCCTGCCTCAGCACTTCGGAGAATAGTCTCTGTGGAGTGCGAGCTGTTTGCTGCCGGGTGTACGAAATGTGGACCATGGTCGTTGGAGTCCATGATGTAAATATAGACAGTCGCCACCCTGCTCAAGGGCGGCACACCGTTGTCTTGAGCTTTGACCTGGAAGTGAAACTCTCGCAACTTTTCAAAGTCAAAGGAACGCAATGCGTAGACCTCACCTGTGGCAGGTTTCACAGAAACATATGAGGTCACAGAAATTCCATGGTTGTTGTCATTCAGAACAGTGTACGTGATGCGTGCGTTCTCACCAGAATCAGGATCTGTTGCCTTGACAACACACAGAGGGGTGCTGGGTGCATTGTTTTCTGAGACATAAACGGTGTACGAAGTCTGTTCGAAACGTGGCGGATTGTCATTTACGTCTGCCACTTCCACTTGCACTGTCATTGATGATGAAAGAGGTGGAGTTCCGCCATCTGTAGCTGTAACCGTGACGTTGTATGATGATATGGTTTCTCGGTCCAGAAAGGCTGAGGTAACTATGGTATAATGGTTTCggaatgattttattttaaaggggaGGTCAGGGGGAATGATGTCTAAACTGACCTGTTTGTTTTGGCCAGAGTCTTTGTCATTTATGCTAATTAAAGCCACCACAGTGTCTGCCCGAGCGTCCTCTCGAACCGGACTGGATAGAGAGGACAGCACAACCCCAGGAGGGTTATCGTTCACATCCAGTACCTCCACCACCACTTTACAGTGCACTGCAACAGCCCCTTGGCCTCGGTCTGCAGCTTGGATGTACATCTCATAGCTGTTGGTTTCTTCATAGTCCACATTGCTCTTAACTCGAATTTCCCCACTTTCAGTGTCCACAGAAAACATCTGCCTCACCCTATCTGCCGTATAAGAGCTAAATGAGTAAAACACTTCTCCATTGGATCCCTCATCTCTGTCTGTGGCATTTAATTTAATCACCAGCATGCCAACAGGtgagttttcccacagtttaacTTTGTATACGGAGCTATCAAAGACTGGCACATTGTCATTGGTGTCCAAAACGCGCACGTTGATTTTGGCTGTGCCTGAGCGTGGAGGCGAGCCACCGTCAGTGGCGGTGAGAAGAAACTGGTGCGATTGCAAAAGCTCGCGGTCAAATGGTTTTTTCAACACAAGCTCTATGTGCTCTCCGTCTGCAGGTGGTTTGGTTGAGTCGAGCGCCAGGTGTTCGTTTGAGGTGAGGCGATAATGGCGCACGGAATTTGATGCGACGTCTAAATCCTGCGCGCCCTCAATGGAAAACCGTGTGCCTGGCTGTGCACCCTCGGTGATCTCCAACTGGTACTCGTCTCGAGGGAACAGTGGCGAGTTGTCATTCGTGTCCAAAATCTCAACATCCACGCTGTGCTGCTCAAACGGGTTTTCTAACACCACGTCGAGTTTAAGAGTGCATGAGCCGCTGAACTCACAGAGCGTTTCACGGTCAAGCCGGTCACTTATAACAAGCTTACCAGTTTTGTGGTT includes the following:
- the LOC127659582 gene encoding protocadherin alpha-C2-like isoform X1, with product MAVAGQCSCIKDNVPLCFCFLIVLLSGLTNAQIRYNIQEEMESGTVVGDIAQDLGLELKKLSARRIRISSDSTRRYFSVNHKTGKLVISDRLDRETLCEFSGSCTLKLDVVLENPFEQHSVDVEILDTNDNSPLFPRDEYQLEITEGAQPGTRFSIEGAQDLDVASNSVRHYRLTSNEHLALDSTKPPADGEHIELVLKKPFDRELLQSHQFLLTATDGGSPPRSGTAKINVRVLDTNDNVPVFDSSVYKVKLWENSPVGMLVIKLNATDRDEGSNGEVFYSFSSYTADRVRQMFSVDTESGEIRVKSNVDYEETNSYEMYIQAADRGQGAVAVHCKVVVEVLDVNDNPPGVVLSSLSSPVREDARADTVVALISINDKDSGQNKQVSLDIIPPDLPFKIKSFRNHYTIVTSAFLDRETISSYNVTVTATDGGTPPLSSSMTVQVEVADVNDNPPRFEQTSYTVYVSENNAPSTPLCVVKATDPDSGENARITYTVLNDNNHGISVTSYVSVKPATGEVYALRSFDFEKLREFHFQVKAQDNGVPPLSRVATVYIYIMDSNDHGPHFVHPAANSSHSTETILRSAEAGLLVMRVIAWDLDAGENAWLLYSLHHAPELDLFKVHEHTGEIRTTRRVIEDNSTVFGLTVHVRDHGLPPRSASTTINVAVMELPPKVAPDPKRIIRPHSTMIFSNVTLYLIIALSATTFVFLLTVFVLAIVRCHAYCSQPDACSCCSSKKKKTMKAPKDGGEGAVGGGGGGATGGGGGVTVQQQSVVRRDLKVEPHYIEVRRNGSMTKTYCYKTCLTATSGSDTFMFYNTGRPLSGTWGSGADRFFTGQSGQFVRRLSMPDATAIQAKAPNTDWRYSASLRAGMQSSVHMEESSVMQGAQGVLVQNWPTVSSAADNEGGEVSPPVGAGVDSNSWHFRYGPGPGGPPPHLKPGEVPPEAFIIPGSPAIISFRQGQDGDDKSDFISFGKKEEKKKKKKKKEKKDKRDKGKDDDD